The following coding sequences are from one Camarhynchus parvulus chromosome 1, STF_HiC, whole genome shotgun sequence window:
- the LRRC32 gene encoding transforming growth factor beta activator LRRC32, with translation MKLNIIFLLAVVNTGTFNYHPIEGTSCEMANSQAFCHNKDLHQIPHELHLNVNKIDLSGNLIESIPEIPLSFYTSLQYLDLSFNQISFITSGVFAQMMSLLEINLANNHLHKLAQNGTEGIGLLPKVEIMDLSHNNLYSGMAEYFINQAPTLQYLSLADNSIVMISHKMFQGSPSLVEIDLQRNIIMEIEEGAFETLVNLSKLNLSTNSITCISDFNLRQLEVLDLSRNSIETFSITKSNDEYSLRCLDLSENKLLHFPVFPQVNKLVTLNLSNNLIQLTAESPYNKMDYMDNEWLDASFHLLDQKRSKNTSSLYLSQLVYLDLSYNKIKSIPDGFFESMLSLHTLNLSRNCLQAFSVSYDTALLSLNVLDLSYNALQSLLLNAGALPNLREFHVQNNNLQILQFNIFSSLPSLRLLNLQSNNISLCHMYSGLAKQRLAGEDSGCVSFVNSPALQYLYLADNMLSILPAHSFHKTPLVVLDLSMNPGLKIELKALAGLEKSLEYLHLHGNSLIDLNIDLPCFSHLKHLNLSENQLNWLPKWSSDTPLEVLDLRNNRFSTLQDSNILALENSLKNLYLSGNPLNCCGNIWLSSMIQNKNVQIPNVKHLTCQYIQSFGYWEEMHVKDIRPEDCEKEDLKKINILIILTSVLVLSVIIIGMGSFFCFRRQNFSHPFKA, from the exons ATGAAACTGAACATCATCTTCTTGCTGGCAGTGGTGAACACAGGAACCTTTAACTATCATCCCATAGAGGGGACATCCTGTGAAATG GCAAATTCACAGGCATTTTGCCACAACAAAGACCTCCACCAAATCCCTCATGAGCTCCATCTGAATGTAAACAAAATAGATCTGTCTGGAAATCTGATTGAAAGCATCCCTGAAATACCATTATCATTCTACACTTCCCTTCAGTATCTGGATTTAAGCTTCAACCAGATAAGCTTCATCACGTCTGGAGTGTTTGCACAAATGATGAGTTTGCTGGAAATAAATTTAGCCAATAATCATTTACATAAGCTTGCTCAGAATGGGACAGAGGGGATTGGACTTTTGCCCAAGGTGGAAATAATGGACTTGTCCCACAACAATCTCTACAGTGGGATGGCTGAGTATTTCATTAATCAAGCTCCAACACTGCAGTATCTTTCCTTGGCAGATAACAGCATTGTAATGATATCACACAAGATGTTTCAGGGGTCTCCCAGTCTTGTGGAGATAGATCTTCAGAGAAATATCATCATGGAAATAGAAGAAGGTGCTTTCGAGACTCTAGTGAACCTTTCCAAACTCAATCTCTCCACAAATTCAATTACTTGCATCTCTGATTTCAACCTCAGGCAGTTGGAGGTACTTGACCTTAGCAGGAATAGCATTGAGACCTTCAGCATCACAAAGTCAAATGATGAATATAGCTTAAGATGTCTGGATCTTAGTGAAAACAAATTGCTTCACTTCCCAGTCTTCCCTCAGGTAAATAAACTGGTAACTCTGAATTTATCAAATAATTTAATCCAGCTCACTGCTGAATCCCCTTATAATAAAATGGACTACATGGATAATGAATGGCTAGATGCTTCTTTTCATCTTCTTGATCAGAAGCGAAGTAAAAATACAAGTTCTCTTTATTTATCCCAGCTTGTATATTTAGACTTAAGTTATAATAAAATCAAATCCATTCCAGATGGGTTCTTTGAGTCAATGTTGTCCCTTCACACCCTTAATCTCAGCAGAAACTGTCTTCAGGCATTTTCAGTAAGTTATGATACTGCATTACTCTCCCTAAATGTCCTTGACTTGAGCTACAATGCTTTGCAGAGCCTTCTCCTCAATGCTGGTGCTTTGCCAAATTTGAGGGAGTTTCATGTTCAAAACAACAACCTTCAGATCCTGCAATTCAACATCTTTTCCAGTCTTCCTAGCCTCAGACTTCTTAACCTACAGAGCAATAACATCAGCCTTTGTCACATGTACTCGGGATTAGCTAAGCAAAGACTTGCTGGAGAGGACAGTGGTTGTGTGTCATTTGTCAattctcctgctctccagtACTTGTACCTAGCTGACAACATGCTGAGCATCCTACCAGCACACAGCTTCCACAAGACTCCACTGGTTGTCTTGGATCTCTCCATGAACCCTGGACTGAAAATAGAACTTAAAGCATTAGCAGGACTGGAAAAGTCTCTGGAATACTTGCACTTACATGGCAATAGTCTGATAGATTTAAATATTGACTTGCCTTGTTTTAGTCACCTTAAACATCTAAACCTCTCTGAAAATCAGCTGAACTGGCTGCCTAAGTGGAGTAGTGACACTCCACTGGAAGTTCTAGACCTACGGAACAATAGGTTCAGTACATTACAGGACAGCAACATTTTAGCATTAGAAAATTCACTTAAAAACTTGTATCTCTCTGGGAACCCACTCAACTGCTGTGGAAACATCTGGCTTTCATCAATGATCCAGAACAAAAATGTCCAGATCCCCAACGTGAAGCACTTAACGTGCCAGTACATTCAGAGCTTCGGGTATTGGGAAGAAATGCACGTCAAGGACATTAGACCAGAAGACTGTGAAAAAGAAGATCTGAAGAAAATCAACATCCTCATTATATTAACATCAGTACTAGTTTTATCTGTCATCATCATTGGCATGGGTTCATTTTTTTGCTTCCGAAGGCAAAACTTTAGCCACCCGTTTAAAGCGTAG